One segment of Paraburkholderia bonniea DNA contains the following:
- the fliO gene encoding flagellar biosynthetic protein FliO, producing MTRLLTRLNCRSRSMRDALRHHRLAVSGWFVARAWLPLVNTTLSVTLATTTVTASITTALTPSLAHAADMNALNHSASAASAATFASNTSAGMGMGTAVPAVGMGTIFQTITALAIMIGVLFGAAWLARRLGYKPTPRGRILKTIANTSLGGKERVAVIEIGETWLVLGVAPGNVRLLHTLPADFPDTPLPASDDTGSPAPDPLTSAYGQRFRDALKSEIGKRFTSRSGGDK from the coding sequence ATGACACGTCTCCTGACCCGCCTCAATTGCCGTAGTCGTTCCATGCGTGATGCGCTGCGCCACCACCGCCTGGCTGTTTCGGGCTGGTTCGTGGCGCGTGCCTGGCTGCCTCTGGTGAACACCACGCTAAGCGTCACGCTAGCCACAACCACCGTCACCGCCTCAATCACCACTGCACTCACCCCTTCGCTCGCGCACGCGGCTGACATGAACGCGCTCAATCACTCCGCATCGGCGGCCTCCGCCGCCACCTTCGCCTCTAATACAAGCGCAGGGATGGGCATGGGCACCGCCGTGCCAGCGGTGGGGATGGGCACGATCTTTCAAACCATCACCGCGCTGGCGATCATGATCGGCGTGCTGTTTGGCGCGGCCTGGCTGGCCCGGCGGCTCGGCTACAAGCCAACGCCACGCGGCCGCATTCTGAAAACCATCGCCAATACTTCGCTCGGTGGCAAAGAGCGCGTCGCCGTCATCGAGATCGGCGAAACCTGGCTGGTGCTGGGCGTCGCACCCGGCAACGTGCGGCTGCTGCATACGCTGCCAGCGGATTTCCCCGATACGCCGCTGCCTGCCAGCGATGACACCGGCTCCCCTGCCCCTGACCCGCTAACCAGCGCATATGGCCAGCGCTTCCGCGATGCGCTCAAAAGCGAAATCGGCAAACGCTTCACTTCACGTTCGGGCGGAGACAAGTAA
- the fliN gene encoding flagellar motor switch protein FliN, which produces MSELNTGPDIAFPAPELQDDPATATTAEPVSPASDDWASALAEQNNGAEVNPSAAGVFQPLSKVAASGARNDIDMILDIPVQMTVELGRTKIAIRNLLQLAQGSVVELDGLAGEPMDVLVNGCLIAQGEVVVVNDKFGIRLTDIITPSERIRKLNR; this is translated from the coding sequence ATGAGTGAACTGAATACCGGGCCGGACATCGCCTTCCCTGCCCCAGAACTGCAGGACGACCCTGCTACAGCAACGACCGCGGAGCCAGTAAGCCCGGCCAGCGACGACTGGGCCAGCGCGCTGGCGGAACAAAACAACGGCGCTGAAGTGAATCCTTCAGCGGCAGGAGTGTTCCAGCCGTTATCCAAAGTCGCCGCGTCCGGTGCCCGCAACGACATCGACATGATCCTGGACATCCCAGTGCAGATGACGGTCGAACTGGGGCGCACCAAGATCGCCATTCGCAACTTGCTGCAACTCGCGCAAGGCTCAGTGGTGGAGCTTGACGGCCTCGCGGGCGAGCCGATGGATGTGCTGGTGAATGGCTGCCTGATTGCGCAAGGCGAGGTCGTCGTGGTGAACGACAAGTTCGGCATCCGGCTGACCGATATCATCACGCCTTCCGAACGCATCCGAAAACTAAACCGATGA
- the fliM gene encoding flagellar motor switch protein FliM, with protein sequence MAHEEFMSQEEVDALLKGVIGDSETHSESAEKPGVRPYNLATQERIVRGRMPGLEIINDRFARLFRLGIFNFMRRTAEISVGVVKVQKYSEFTRNLPIPTNLNLVHVKPLRGTSLFVFDPDLVFFVVDNLFGGDGRFHTRVEGRDFTLTEQRIISKLLNLVFEHYTAAWKSVRPLQFEFMRSEMHTQFANVATPNEIVIVTQFSIEFGSTGGTLHICMPYSMIEPIRDVLSSPLQGEAVDVDRRWVRVLSQQVQAAEVELTADLAHIPATFDQILNMQVGDVLPVDIAEHIVAKVDGVPVMECGYGIFNGQYALRVQKMISAADTIKEGGYE encoded by the coding sequence GGCCCACGAAGAATTCATGTCTCAGGAAGAGGTCGATGCCCTGCTCAAAGGAGTCATCGGCGACAGCGAGACGCACAGCGAATCCGCTGAAAAACCCGGCGTGCGCCCGTACAACCTGGCGACGCAAGAGCGCATCGTGCGCGGCCGGATGCCTGGCCTCGAAATCATCAACGACCGCTTCGCGCGCTTGTTTCGTCTGGGCATCTTCAACTTCATGCGGCGCACGGCGGAGATTTCCGTCGGCGTGGTAAAGGTCCAGAAGTACAGCGAATTCACCCGCAACCTGCCGATCCCGACCAATCTGAATCTGGTCCATGTGAAGCCATTACGCGGCACCTCGCTGTTCGTGTTCGATCCAGATCTGGTGTTTTTCGTGGTCGACAACCTGTTTGGCGGCGATGGGCGTTTTCATACGCGGGTCGAAGGGCGCGACTTCACGCTGACCGAGCAACGCATCATCAGCAAGCTGCTGAACCTGGTGTTCGAGCACTACACCGCAGCATGGAAAAGCGTGCGGCCGTTGCAGTTCGAATTCATGCGCTCAGAGATGCACACGCAGTTCGCCAATGTCGCCACGCCCAACGAGATCGTGATCGTCACGCAGTTCTCGATTGAATTCGGCTCGACCGGCGGCACGCTGCATATCTGCATGCCGTACTCAATGATTGAACCGATCCGCGATGTGCTGTCCTCACCGCTTCAGGGCGAAGCGGTGGATGTGGACCGGCGCTGGGTGCGCGTGCTGTCGCAGCAAGTGCAGGCCGCCGAAGTGGAACTCACCGCTGATCTGGCGCATATCCCCGCGACCTTCGACCAGATTTTGAACATGCAGGTGGGCGATGTGCTGCCCGTCGATATCGCCGAACACATCGTGGCGAAAGTGGATGGCGTGCCGGTCATGGAATGCGGCTACGGCATTTTTAACGGGCAATACGCGCTACGGGTGCAGAAGATGATTAGCGCAGCAGACACCATCAAGGAAGGTGGATATGAGTGA